A single Amphiprion ocellaris isolate individual 3 ecotype Okinawa chromosome 15, ASM2253959v1, whole genome shotgun sequence DNA region contains:
- the LOC111573770 gene encoding lactose-binding lectin l-2-like, translated as MILLLFLLGLALGAVIPPDDQRVKLQRGNCPMFWYSFNGRCYKYIATRMTWADAELHCVSEGANLVSIHSTDEQNFVNSLIKNFDPARTWTWIGLSDLHKEGRWMWSDGSRVDFVLWDNGQPNNYDRQQHCGDTNNGAEFKWNDMPCSQTLPFVCASRSVFP; from the coding sequence GGTGCTGTGATTCCTCCAGATGATCAGAGAGTGAAGCTACAGCGAGGGAACTGTCCCATGTTCTGGTACAGCTTCAACGGTCGCTGCTACAAGTACATCGCTACACGTATGACCTGGGCTGATGCAGAGCTCCACTGTGTGTCAGAAGGAGCCAACCTGGTGTCTATCCACAGTACTGATGAACAGAATTTTGTCAATTCCCTGATCAAGAACTTTGATCCTGCTCGCACATGGACCTGGATCGGTCTCAGCGATCTCCATAAGGAAGGCAGATGGATGTGGTCTGATGGATCTAGGGTCGACTTTGTCCTTTGGGACAACGGGCAACCAAATAATTATGATAGACAGCAGCACTGTGGAGACACCAACAATGGCGCAGAATTCAAATGGAATGACATGCCATGTTCACAGACACTTCCTTTTGTTTGTGCATCTCGCTCAGTTTTTCCTTAA